In Sulfitobacter sp. M39, the following proteins share a genomic window:
- a CDS encoding TIGR00730 family Rossman fold protein: protein MMTESKRHPLRKAGDDRATAQDVPDTPQTRAPAYRLAFTDDDFMCRQELRPVRLQLELLKPEMELDAHGVKSTIVLFGGARIPAPAHKDKARTKTLADLSHFYDEAREFARLMTLKSMESDGQDNVIVTGGGPGVMEAGNRGAVDAGGQSIGLNIVLPFEQAPNEYVTPELCFNFHYFAIRKMHFLMRARAICVFPGGFGTLDEMFETLTLIQTGRMSRVPFLLFGRAFWEKIINWDALADAGTISDQDLDLFQFVETADEAMKLIENWDTAPAREEVPGRSK, encoded by the coding sequence ATGATGACCGAATCCAAACGCCACCCCTTGCGCAAGGCCGGCGACGACCGCGCCACCGCGCAGGATGTACCCGACACGCCGCAAACGCGCGCCCCGGCATACCGGCTGGCCTTTACCGATGACGACTTCATGTGCCGTCAGGAATTGCGCCCCGTCCGGCTGCAGCTGGAATTGCTCAAGCCCGAGATGGAGCTGGACGCCCATGGTGTGAAATCCACCATCGTCCTGTTCGGCGGCGCGCGTATTCCCGCCCCTGCCCACAAGGACAAGGCCCGCACCAAGACACTGGCCGATCTGTCGCATTTCTATGACGAGGCCCGCGAATTCGCGCGGCTGATGACGCTGAAATCGATGGAGAGTGACGGGCAAGACAACGTGATCGTCACCGGCGGTGGCCCCGGCGTGATGGAGGCAGGCAACCGTGGTGCCGTCGACGCCGGCGGGCAATCTATCGGGCTGAACATCGTTCTGCCCTTTGAACAGGCCCCGAATGAATATGTCACACCGGAGCTGTGCTTTAACTTTCACTACTTCGCGATCCGCAAGATGCATTTCCTGATGCGCGCGCGGGCGATCTGTGTCTTTCCCGGCGGCTTTGGCACGCTGGACGAGATGTTCGAAACGCTTACCCTGATCCAGACAGGCCGGATGAGCCGTGTGCCGTTCCTGCTGTTCGGCCGTGCCTTCTGGGAAAAGATCATCAACTGGGATGCGCTGGCAGACGCGGGCACGATCTCTGATCAGGATCTGGACCTGTTCCAGTTCGTTGAAACCGCCGACGAGGCGATGAAGCTGATCGAAAACTGGGATACAGCCCCCGCCCGAGAGGAAGTCCCCGGGCGTTCAAAATAA
- the dapD gene encoding 2,3,4,5-tetrahydropyridine-2,6-dicarboxylate N-succinyltransferase translates to MSNAQLETAIEAAWDARDTITSATTGETRDAIEDTLAALDSGKLRVAEKMENGDWHVNQWAKKAVLLGFRIKDMEQQDGGPQGSGWWDKVDSKFKGWNDADWKEAGFRAVPNCVVRKSAYIAPGVVLMPSFVNIGAYVDSGTMVDTWATVGSCAQIGKNVHLSGGVGIGGVLEPMQAGPTIIEDNCFIGARSEVVEGCIVREGSVLGMGVYIGQSTKILDRETGEVFYGEVPAGSVVVAGSMPSKNGVHLYCAVIVKRVDEKTRSKTSINELLRD, encoded by the coding sequence ATGTCGAACGCCCAACTTGAAACCGCCATCGAAGCCGCCTGGGACGCCCGTGACACGATCACTTCGGCCACCACCGGCGAAACACGTGACGCGATCGAAGACACGCTGGCCGCGCTGGACAGCGGCAAGCTGCGCGTTGCCGAAAAGATGGAGAACGGCGACTGGCATGTGAACCAATGGGCCAAGAAAGCGGTCCTGCTGGGCTTCCGCATCAAGGATATGGAACAGCAAGACGGCGGCCCGCAGGGCAGCGGCTGGTGGGACAAGGTCGATAGCAAGTTCAAAGGCTGGAACGATGCCGACTGGAAAGAGGCAGGCTTTCGCGCCGTGCCCAACTGTGTCGTGCGCAAATCGGCCTATATCGCGCCGGGCGTTGTGCTGATGCCGTCCTTTGTGAACATTGGTGCCTATGTCGACAGCGGCACAATGGTTGACACATGGGCGACCGTCGGGTCCTGCGCGCAGATCGGCAAGAACGTCCACCTGTCGGGTGGTGTTGGCATCGGTGGCGTGCTCGAGCCCATGCAGGCTGGCCCGACAATCATCGAAGACAACTGCTTTATCGGTGCGCGTTCCGAGGTGGTCGAAGGCTGTATCGTCCGCGAAGGCTCCGTTCTGGGGATGGGGGTCTACATCGGCCAGTCGACCAAGATCCTCGACCGTGAAACCGGCGAAGTCTTCTATGGCGAAGTGCCCGCGGGGTCGGTCGTTGTGGCGGGGTCCATGCCGTCGAAGAACGGTGTGCACCTTTATTGCGCCGTGATCGTGAAGCGCGTCGACGAAAAGACCCGCTCCAAAACCTCGATCAACGAGCTGCTGCGCGACTAA